The DNA window ATACCCGGTCGCGAAATAGAGCGTGTTGACCTTGGAATGCGGCGGCAGGGTGATCGTGTAGGTCAGGGTGAACGAGGCCGCCAGCGCGAGCGTCACCGGGTTCAGCCCGAGGGTCTGGGCCAGCGCGATGATCGAGGGGATCAGGATGGTCGTGCGGACCGTCTTCGAGGTGAAGACCATGTGGCTGAACATGCTGAGGAAGATCACCACGACATAGACCGCGGCCGTGCTCATGTTCTCGATCCCGAGACCGCGCACCAGACCGCCGATCATCCATTCCGCCCCGCCGGTCGATTCCAGCGCGTTCCCCGCCGCATAGGCGCCCGCGGCGAAGATCATCAGGTCCCATTTGATATTGGCCTCCTTCCATTCCAGCAGGCCGATCCGCGGCATCAGGCACAGCACGGCCGCGATTACCGCGGTCACGTAGATCGAGATGGAAAAGCCGTTGAACCAGAGCTCCTGGTAATCCGCCGTCGCCCAGAGCGTCACGGTGAGGGCGAAGATCGCCATGGCCTTCTTCTCGGCCAGCGAGATCGGGCCGAGGCTGCGATGCTGTTCCTCGAGCTTCGACATGCCATGGCCGAAATCGATCTCGTCGCTGAAGCGAAACAGGCGCAGCCCGACGAGGAAGGTGAGAAACATCGACATCATCGCCATCGGCATGCCGGCCAGCAGCCAGTCCATGTAGCCGATCTCGCCGCCGGCCTGATCGTAGATGAACTGCACCGCGATCATGTTGGCGGCGGTACCGGTCATCACGCCAGAGGTCGCGAGCGCATCGGCCTGAACC is part of the Rhodovulum sp. MB263 genome and encodes:
- a CDS encoding DASS family sodium-coupled anion symporter, with translation MPETRTETAAGPSQRGPGKDRKDTLLRRYGIFLAATVFLLLYLMPNPAGLAPEGQKALAVFCGALTLWVAGTIPIYLTSMIAIIALALTGTVGEKTAFGTLGFNVIWLMVAAFVLTSAMVKSDLARRFALWMVTRFGGTPTRTLAILVLINFVIVFFIPSTTARASLMVPICIILLEIYRAVPGKSNFGRLMMLLGVQADALATSGVMTGTAANMIAVQFIYDQAGGEIGYMDWLLAGMPMAMMSMFLTFLVGLRLFRFSDEIDFGHGMSKLEEQHRSLGPISLAEKKAMAIFALTVTLWATADYQELWFNGFSISIYVTAVIAAVLCLMPRIGLLEWKEANIKWDLMIFAAGAYAAGNALESTGGAEWMIGGLVRGLGIENMSTAAVYVVVIFLSMFSHMVFTSKTVRTTILIPSIIALAQTLGLNPVTLALAASFTLTYTITLPPHSKVNTLYFATGYFSVLDQLKYGIVTCLIGGTVISVSVFTWFKLLGYGL